Part of the Senegalia massiliensis genome, TAGTGGCAATGCCTTTCCCAGAAGAAAAAAGAAAAATAGGTGTCATAGAATGTGAGTGTGGAGCTCAACTTGATAGACTTTCTGAAATAGTTGAAGGTATGAATGGTAAAATTATTGCTTCTACTAAATGTAATAGAATGGTTGAAATAAATGGTAGATATAGATGTGATTTACCAGGAATATGCCCAGGACAAGCAGAAAAAGTATTATATTTAAAGAAACAAGGTGCAGAAGCTATAATTACTGGAAGCTGTGAGGACTGAACTAACACTATAATGAAAGTAGCTCCTAGGTTAGGAGTTCGAGTGTATCATAGCACAGATCATGTTTTAAGGGCAACAGGACATAAATTGTATAGAAGAACTATTAAGTAATAAAAGCATTATATAGGTATGATTGTAAAAGAAAGGGTGTTTAAATGTCAATTACTAAAGAGACTGCACAAGAACATGCCAATGATTTAGCAATAACTTGTTGCAGATTTGAAGCTGGAACTATAATTGAACCTTCCAATTTAGAAGATCCTAGTTTGATTCCAGATTTAGAAGATTCAGGTTTATTAGAAATTCCAGATAATAGTTTAAAAATTGGAGAAGTTTTAGGTACTAAATTAAAAGAAACTGTTGATGCTTTAACTCCATTAACAAAAGATTTATTAGAGGGAGTTATTTCAATGGATGGAAAAGAAGAAGTTGAGGAAGAAGAGGTTAAGAAACAAGAAAACAAAGAAATGAAATCAATTGAACCTGTTAAGGAAGTAAATCCCGTAAAACAATTCTCTGGAGGAACTGTAAAAATTCACATAGGTGAAGGTAGGGATATAAACCTTGAAATTCCTTTATCAATAGCAGGAAATTTAACAGAAGGAACAAATCAAGTATCTAATTCTAATATTACTACTTCTGAAGTAGAAAAGAGAGAAGAACAGGAAGAAAAGGAAGAACAAAGCGAAAAAATCCTAAGAAAACTTGTAAGGAAGCATTTTAAAATAGAAAAAGTTGATTTAGGAAGAGAAACAAGAATAGATGGAACTACGCTCTATATAAGAGATGATGTATTAAAGGATGCTTTAGACAGTGAGGAATTAGTTATAGATATAAAATTAGAAATTATAACTCCAGATAGGTATGGTGAATATAGTGAAACTATAATGGATATCCAACCAATAGCTACTAAGGAAGAAGGAGAAATTGGAGAAGGTGTTACTAGAATATTAGATGGAGTTGTAGTTGTAGTAACTGGTACTGATGAAGATGGAGTACAAATTGGAGAATTTGGTTCATCAGAAGGTGCTTTAGATAGAAATATTATGTGGGGAAGACCAGGATCTCCTGAAAAAGGCGAAATATTCATAAAAACTGAAGTTACAATAAAATCAGGAAGAGGTATGGAAAGACCAGGACCTATGGCTGCTCACCGTGCTACTGACGTTATAACTCAAGAAATAAGAGAGTCATTAAAAAATGCTAATGAAAGTTTAGTAGTAGATAGGGAAGAATTCGTTCAAAGGCGTAAATCTGGGAGAAAGAAAGTAGTTATTATTAAAGAAATAATGGGACAAGGTGCTATGCATGATAATTACATTATGCCTACTGAGCCCGTTGGAACAATAGGTGCTAAAGCAAATGTTGACCTTGGCAACGTTCCGGTAGTTACTTCACCTCTTCAAGTATTAGATGGTTGTATTCACGCTTTAACTTGTATAGGACCAGCATCTAAGGAAACTTCAAGACATTACTTCAGAGAGCCCCTAGTACTTGAAGCAATGAATGACGATGAAATTGATTTGGCTGGAGTAATATTTGTAGGATCTCCTCAAGCTAATTCAGAAAAATTCTATGTATCTAAATTTTTAGGTATGACTATAGAAGCAATGGATTTAGATGGAGCAATTATAACTACAGAAGGATTTGGAAATAACCATGTTGACTTTGCAAGTCATATTGAACAAGTTGGTATGAGGGGAGTACCAGTAGTTGGTGTAACTTACTCAGCAGTACAAGGACAACTTGTTGTAGGTAATGAATATATGAATGCTATGATTGATAACAACAAATCAAGTCAAGGTATAGAAAATGAAATTCTTTCTAATAACTGTCTCGCTCCTGAAGATGCTATAAGAGCTGTAGCAATGCTTAAGGCTAAAATAGCTGGAGAAGAAATTAAGGATGCTGAAAGAAAATGGAATGCTAATGTAAAATTAAACAATGTAGAATTAATAGAAGAACAAACAGGAAGAAAGATTGAATTAGAAGATAATGAACAATCTCTTACAAAGAGTAAAAAAAGACAAGAAATTTACGAGGTAGAAAATGACTAATAAATTGAAGTATATTTCTACAGAAAGTTATTATGAAGGAATAATAGTA contains:
- the prdA gene encoding D-proline reductase (dithiol) proprotein PrdA, producing the protein MSITKETAQEHANDLAITCCRFEAGTIIEPSNLEDPSLIPDLEDSGLLEIPDNSLKIGEVLGTKLKETVDALTPLTKDLLEGVISMDGKEEVEEEEVKKQENKEMKSIEPVKEVNPVKQFSGGTVKIHIGEGRDINLEIPLSIAGNLTEGTNQVSNSNITTSEVEKREEQEEKEEQSEKILRKLVRKHFKIEKVDLGRETRIDGTTLYIRDDVLKDALDSEELVIDIKLEIITPDRYGEYSETIMDIQPIATKEEGEIGEGVTRILDGVVVVVTGTDEDGVQIGEFGSSEGALDRNIMWGRPGSPEKGEIFIKTEVTIKSGRGMERPGPMAAHRATDVITQEIRESLKNANESLVVDREEFVQRRKSGRKKVVIIKEIMGQGAMHDNYIMPTEPVGTIGAKANVDLGNVPVVTSPLQVLDGCIHALTCIGPASKETSRHYFREPLVLEAMNDDEIDLAGVIFVGSPQANSEKFYVSKFLGMTIEAMDLDGAIITTEGFGNNHVDFASHIEQVGMRGVPVVGVTYSAVQGQLVVGNEYMNAMIDNNKSSQGIENEILSNNCLAPEDAIRAVAMLKAKIAGEEIKDAERKWNANVKLNNVELIEEQTGRKIELEDNEQSLTKSKKRQEIYEVEND